The Rhabdothermincola salaria genome segment CGCGATCGCCGGGAGAGCCACGGCGGCGACGTCGAGGACCCGGATCATGGCCTCCAGCCGCTCGAGCTCGGGTGCCGGCACCAGCACGACGCGGGCGTCGATGCCGCCGAGGTCGAGCCCGTCGATGCCCGGGACCCCCTGGTCGACCAGCGCCCTGCGCAGCAGGTCGAGCGACGGTCCCAGCTCGAGCGTGAGGGAGCCGTCGACCACCGCAGTGGCCCGACCGTCGCCTCGTAGGGCTCGCAGCACCTCCGTCCACGCGGTGCGGTTGGCCTGCTCCCAGAGGTCGGCGAAGGCGTCGGTGGCCACCAGGGCCTCGGCACCCTCCGCCACCAGGTCGGTGGCGCCGTCGCCCAGGGAGTCGGCCAGACCACCGAGGGGGAAGGGCAGCAGCGCACCGACCCGGTCCTCCAGGCCCACGGCCTCGACCAGCTGCTCGGCCAGGGTGCGGGCCACGTCGGCCCGCACCACGGGGTCGGCCAACACGGCGGCGGTGGTGTCGGTCCAGGCGTCGGGGTCGAGGACCTCGGCCCGCAACCACAAGGTCGCCACCGCCAGGGCGGCGGACATCCCGGCCACGATCAGCAGCACCACCCCGAGTGCGGTGCGAGGAGGAGAGCGACGGGCGGTCATCGGCGCCCTGGAGCGCACGACACCGGCGGGCCCCCTGACCGCCGAGCGAACATCGGCGGCCGGCCTCAGTCGATCCCGGCGAAGAGGTCGCTCTCGGGCAGCTCGGTCGGCACCCGGCTGGCGGCGAGGATGTACTCCTCGTACGGGTGGATCGTGCGGGCCTCTTCGCGGGGCAGCCCGAACCAGAACGGCGACGTGGGGTCGACCTGGGTGGCGTGGGCCAGCAGGGCCTCGAGCCGAACGTCCTGGTAGTCGTCGATCGGGACCGAGGTGGTGATGCGGTCGTCCTGGTTGGGGCGCTTGAACCAGTCCTCGGAGTACGGCGACTCCAACCCCAGCTCGAGGAACTTCTCGTGCATGGCCACGAAGCGCTGGTGGCTCCAGACCGAGTAGTAGAGCTTCACCGGGGTGAACGGCTCACCCAGGTCCGGGCGGTAGTCGGGATCGCCGGCGAGATCGAAGGCTGGCAGCGAGATGTCGTGGACGCGCAGGTGGTCCGGGTGCGGGTAGCCGGACTGGTCGTCGCTGTAGGTGAGGATGACCTGCGCCCGGGTGCGCCGGATGACCTCCACCAGGCGGGCCACCGCCTCGTCGAAGTCGGCGGCCGCGAACGCGTCGGGATGGGTGTTGGCCTCGGTGTCGGGCATCCCCGAGTCGCGATAGCCCAGCAGCACGACCTCGTCGTAGCCGATGATGCGAGCGGCCAGGTCGAGCTCGTCACGACGCACCTCGTGGAGGCGCTCACGGACCTCGGGCGTGTCCATGGCCGGGTTGAGGATGGAGCCCTCCTCGCCGCCGGTGCAGGTGACCAGGACGGTATGGACCCCATCGGCCTTGTACTTGGCGACGGTGCTGGCACCCTTGGAGGCCTCGTCGTCGGGGTGGGCGTGGATCGAGAGGAGACAGCGCGGAGCCATGGCCGATGACGCTATCCGGGGCGGCTCGGCTCGCGGGCCGGCCCGTCGTAGTGTCGGTGCCCGTGAGCGTTCCTCCCCTCCCCGCCCCCACCGCCCGGCCGAGGTGGCGTCGCGCCGTGGCCGCCATGCTCGTCACCGGGTCGCTGGTCGTGGTGCTGAGTGCATGCGGAACGAGCGGCCGCACCCTGCGCGATCCCGCTCCGGGCGCCACCGCCCCGCCCCGCCCCACGTCCACCACCGCCGCAGTCCCCACCACGGCGGCCCCCATCGGCTTGTCGATCACGTCGCCGGCCTGGGAGCCGGGTGGCGCCATCCCCGCCACCTTCACCTGCGACGGCGACGGCGTCTCACCGCCGCTCACCGTGGCCGGCGCCGACGACAGCGTGGTCGAGCTCGTCGTCGTGGTCAGCGCCCCCGACGATGCCGGCTCGTTCCACTGGGTCGTCGCCGGCCTCGATCCCCGCGAGGGGTCCATCGGCGAGGGGGCAGTACCCCCCGGCGCCGTGGTCGCCCGCAACGGGCTCGGGGTCGCCGCGTACGAGCCGCTCTGCCCGCCCGTCGGCCAGAGCAACCTCTACGACTTCACCGTCTACGCCTTCGCCGAGCCGTCCGGCATCACGGCCGACACACCGTCGGCACAGACCGAGGAGATCGTCAGCGCTGGGTCGGTGGCCTTGTCGGTGATGACCGGCACCTACCAACGCTGACGACCGCATCACCATCGTCACAACGGGTAGGGACGCGAGGGTATGACACCCCCGCTCCCCTTCTCCCCTACGACACGGCTGGGCGGCCGCTACCGGCCCACTGCCCACCTGGCCACCGGGGGGATGGGGCAGGTCATCGAAGCGCACGACGAGCGCCTGGGGCGGGCGGTGGCGGTGAAGGTCGTGGCCACCACCGATCCCGACCACACCCCCCGCCTGCGCGCCGAGGCGCTGGCCCTGGCCCGGTTGCGCCACCCGAACATCGTGGACGTCTACGACGTCGGCGAGCACGACGGCCGGGCCTACATCGTCACCGAGCTGATCCGAGGCGAGTCGCTCCAGGCCCGCGCCAGCCGCGATGGCCCTCTCCCGGTCCGCGAGGTGGCCCAGCTCGGGGCGGACGTCGCTCGCGCGCTCGAGTGCGCCCACGCCCACGGCGTCGTGCACCGCGATCTCAAGCCCGCCAACGTGCTCATCGAAGCCGAGACAGGCCGGGCCCAGCTCATCGACTTCGGCATCGCGGCATCCAGCCTGGCGGCCGGACTGACCCGAACGGGCACCGTGGTCGGCACGCCGGCCTATCTGAGCCCCGAACAGGTCGAGGGCCACAGCACCACCGCCGCCTCGGACGTGTACTCACTCGGTCTGGTGCTGCTCGAGGCCACGACGGGAGAACCCGCCTTCGAGGGCACCACGACCGAGACGATGGCCGCCCGGCTGGTCCGCTCCCCCCGCATCCCCGACGAGCTCGGCTCGCGGTGGCGTTGGCTGCTGTCGGCCATGACCCGACGCGATCCCGCGTCGCGACCCGAC includes the following:
- the mca gene encoding mycothiol conjugate amidase Mca, coding for MAPRCLLSIHAHPDDEASKGASTVAKYKADGVHTVLVTCTGGEEGSILNPAMDTPEVRERLHEVRRDELDLAARIIGYDEVVLLGYRDSGMPDTEANTHPDAFAAADFDEAVARLVEVIRRTRAQVILTYSDDQSGYPHPDHLRVHDISLPAFDLAGDPDYRPDLGEPFTPVKLYYSVWSHQRFVAMHEKFLELGLESPYSEDWFKRPNQDDRITTSVPIDDYQDVRLEALLAHATQVDPTSPFWFGLPREEARTIHPYEEYILAASRVPTELPESDLFAGID
- a CDS encoding serine/threonine-protein kinase, which produces MTPPLPFSPTTRLGGRYRPTAHLATGGMGQVIEAHDERLGRAVAVKVVATTDPDHTPRLRAEALALARLRHPNIVDVYDVGEHDGRAYIVTELIRGESLQARASRDGPLPVREVAQLGADVARALECAHAHGVVHRDLKPANVLIEAETGRAQLIDFGIAASSLAAGLTRTGTVVGTPAYLSPEQVEGHSTTAASDVYSLGLVLLEATTGEPAFEGTTTETMAARLVRSPRIPDELGSRWRWLLSAMTRRDPASRPDASALAGLLTAMADEAAGADDRSDESTAMAPATEWVAPIGLAAAVEHRSRRSRVAAVVAALALALTTLGIVSLQGGEETEPASGEGVGGSLPTAEPVVAVTPGEIAPSSTTIAPDPTALAPIVTPEPTTTTTSEPEPTTTTTTEPEPTTTTTEPEPTTTTTSEPEPTTTTEPEPTTTTTESTTTTSEPTTTTTEPEPTTTTEPTELDDGA
- a CDS encoding YbhB/YbcL family Raf kinase inhibitor-like protein translates to MSVPPLPAPTARPRWRRAVAAMLVTGSLVVVLSACGTSGRTLRDPAPGATAPPRPTSTTAAVPTTAAPIGLSITSPAWEPGGAIPATFTCDGDGVSPPLTVAGADDSVVELVVVVSAPDDAGSFHWVVAGLDPREGSIGEGAVPPGAVVARNGLGVAAYEPLCPPVGQSNLYDFTVYAFAEPSGITADTPSAQTEEIVSAGSVALSVMTGTYQR